From a single Couchioplanes caeruleus genomic region:
- a CDS encoding AAA family ATPase yields MSKTDGVVVVAVCGSPGAGKTTVAAATAHHLGVPFLTRDAIKTGLALSAARVAENGTVHLGPDFHIAGGPLSRRAEAVMIDAARLLASSRVSFVVESSVLPKELLDALRDCQARVLALHVVADKAVIGNRLRGRASGGSAVDQQLAALFARGEMDPLIFRPPSGVDAVTTVDTSTGEEPPVQIIEQAFMTLLTSTRATGSQGPGRTPT; encoded by the coding sequence ATGTCGAAGACGGATGGGGTTGTGGTCGTGGCGGTATGTGGTTCTCCCGGAGCGGGGAAGACCACCGTCGCAGCCGCAACAGCACACCATCTGGGGGTGCCGTTCTTGACGCGGGATGCGATCAAAACCGGTCTCGCTCTGTCCGCGGCTCGCGTGGCAGAGAACGGTACCGTGCACCTCGGCCCTGACTTCCACATCGCCGGCGGTCCCCTGAGCCGCCGCGCCGAGGCGGTGATGATCGACGCGGCGCGGCTTCTGGCCTCCTCCCGGGTGAGTTTCGTCGTGGAATCCTCGGTGCTGCCCAAAGAGCTGCTCGATGCGCTGCGCGACTGCCAGGCTCGAGTTCTCGCCCTGCACGTGGTCGCCGACAAAGCAGTGATCGGCAACCGGCTGCGGGGTCGCGCGTCGGGCGGGTCAGCCGTGGACCAACAGCTCGCAGCGCTGTTCGCCCGAGGTGAGATGGACCCGTTGATCTTCCGTCCGCCGTCCGGGGTGGACGCCGTCACAACGGTCGACACCTCGACCGGCGAGGAGCCGCCGGTCCAGATCATCGAGCAAGCGTTCATGACGTTGCTGACCTCGACTCGCGCGACCGGAAGCCAGGGTCCCGGACGCACGCCGACCTGA